Proteins from one Amycolatopsis benzoatilytica AK 16/65 genomic window:
- a CDS encoding MauE/DoxX family redox-associated membrane protein, producing MRRLPQPVLDTIGTFARLGLAAVWLVSGGVKMADPGQTYIAVQAYDVLPQVLVRPVATGLPLLEMVLGVLLLAGLATRWIAGASVVLLAVLVAGIAQSWARGLSIDCGCFGGGGRVAAGQTEYPQEILRDTGFALLAIWLLARPRTWFSLDRWLGWGRGKSIEDSDRIPADYSGSNAEGN from the coding sequence GTGCGCCGACTGCCCCAACCCGTACTCGACACCATCGGTACTTTCGCCCGCCTCGGGCTGGCTGCCGTCTGGCTCGTTTCCGGCGGCGTGAAGATGGCCGATCCAGGGCAGACGTACATCGCCGTGCAGGCTTACGACGTCCTGCCGCAGGTATTGGTCCGGCCGGTCGCGACCGGGCTGCCGCTGCTCGAGATGGTGCTCGGAGTGCTGTTGCTGGCCGGGCTGGCCACGCGCTGGATCGCGGGCGCCTCGGTGGTGTTGCTCGCCGTGCTGGTCGCCGGCATCGCGCAGTCCTGGGCGCGCGGGCTGAGCATCGACTGCGGCTGCTTCGGCGGCGGCGGCCGGGTGGCCGCCGGGCAGACCGAGTATCCGCAGGAGATCTTGCGGGACACCGGTTTCGCGCTGCTCGCGATATGGCTGCTGGCGCGGCCGCGCACGTGGTTTTCGCTCGACCGCTGGCTCGGGTGGGGCAGGGGAAAGAGCATCGAGGACTCGGACCGGATTCCGGCCGATTACTCCGGCAGTAACGCGGAAGGGAATTAA